In Mustela lutreola isolate mMusLut2 chromosome 1, mMusLut2.pri, whole genome shotgun sequence, one genomic interval encodes:
- the PHRF1 gene encoding PHD and RING finger domain-containing protein 1 isoform X2 — MDDDSLDELVDRSPGPAGRRRLSPAALASSTEESSDSAAGGSEDDTGSERSCSTDEDGGLEDPSGSEDSEEEGGRGEGAEALVAVVDAQGKLEASGAFSSDDDSESCPICLNTFRDQAVGTPENCAHYFCLDCIVEWSKNANSCPVDRTVFKCICIRARFGGKILKKIPVENARAGEDEEEDPTFCEVCGRSDREDRLLLCDGCDAGYHMECLDPPLQEVPVDEWFCPECAAPGAAPAADAGPVSEEEVSLLLADVVPTTSRLRPHAGRTRAIARTRQSERVRATVNRNRISTARRIQHVPRYLMSSLLDETIEAVAAGLSSAVYQRPVTPRAPAKRRRRVGRRRKVSGRRKTLSRSSVKSRSSGTRSKKRQGRVRKRKGKKSKNEATARSRIARTLGLRGPARGACIPSVHKPADPSLGLMRADIGVASLSLFGDPYELDPFDSEEPSANPASPLSAKRRVLSQSALRSHRPVARPVAVGLSRRSVPAAAPEPEVDEAPVPDLVGSILSGQSLLMMNGADIVIHRDGSLSAKSAAPVSFPRSTGGSSQGAEHRGPRPCLQPRAPHSGSGPQGAGLSCHGGPAPSRVPALRTGATVRLDPSVTPLSGQTQNLSGVRGPGLKQRDDTRWDSDSRRALLPSSASSKTPSSCCHLPPAGALLGQALKPAPRRPDISELPRIPKVRREDGGGRQTDAAPASEQRAEIPSSCISRLTGREGPGQPGHGARAEGEPSHRGPQDPGPHSGGGSQSPASLGPSKGKGVSSTFESFRINIPGNTAHSGRLSNPGFCNTFRPVDNKVQRKEAPSPLFSIRKTKQLKSEIYDPFDPTGSDSSSAGSSPERLGSGLLPSEITRTISINSPKAPMLQTVRCVTSYTVETVLGTEPEPPRGPSSSGLELRGEGAAEGTSDLECEGLREGLGEGQGSASRAQRPSPPEPWEDKGQLPCSTFFGSEERMVTCVTVAEPEAPPSPDAPQMTTHRIVELRSPSCSRSTSSSRGGKKAKRKRATSREHRRTRSGSRSGSRSGDRSSRSVSPPVGDDHPRRQQTKSRGRRSSSDHSSSHERAKRKKTKDERRRKRDSRGHGRRRSRSRSGSPGSSSHERRESRRRKRRRSGSRSRGRECSPPSSLERARRHRHPRERSPRERSRERPRTRWGSHERRKRRSRSPRSPSTEHRSREHQRPRSHERRPRPRSPERKLAPVLQEEQKPDQELPARQLAPAGADASPAGAETHKVAPEAPAGHPPEDLDYGDSVEAGHIFEDFSSEAFFMQLDDMSSPPSPESTDSSPERDLPPTPSIPPAGGHQQDTSLAVAVIRREVSSIHGEDTAQAPPRAQGPEERPGLQQEATGAAMVAGALGSRAVGAVPVGKEEGPPQPPLLRAKALVKRVTWNLQEAQSGAPAADPGLRMPLHRPQKPREGVWETEDMGPSMGFQQAPFSEPPPAGYALPESGFPEAEPSQVYTPNLPPAPALPVSLPPYAAASQPAVQYILHGSLPLASCGVPQSPAPGPPALPTVSEPATYSSGTSNSEERAAAPRPAAEKAKNEEYMKKLQVQERAVEEVKLAIKPFYQKREVTKEEYKDILRKAVQKICHSKSGEINPVKVGNLVRAYVDKYRHMRRHRRAEAGEEAPAQGPES; from the exons ATGGATGACGACAGTCTGGACGAACTTGTGGACCGAAGCCCAGGGCCGGCCGGACGCCGGCGACTCAGCCCCGCCGCCCTGGCCAGCAGTACTG AAGAAAGCAGTGACAGCGCCGCCGGGGGCTCCGAGGACGACACGGGCAGCGAGCGCAGCTGCAGCACGGACGAGGATGGGGGCCTGGAGGACCCGTCCG GTTCAGAAGACtctgaagaagaaggaggaagaggagagggcgCGGAGGCCTTGGTGGCTGTGGTGGACGCTCAGGGGAAGTTGGAAGCCAGTGGCGCATTCAGTTCTGACGATGATTCCGAGAGCTGCCCGATTTGTCTCAATACTTTCAGGGACCAGGCTGTGGGGACCCCGGAGAACTGTGCCCATTATTTCTGCCTGGATTGTATCGTCGAATGGTCCAAG AATGCCAATTCCTGTCCAGTCGATCGAACTGTGTTTAAGTGTATTTGTATTCGAGCCCGGTTCGGTGGTAAAATCCTGAAGAAG ATTCCAGTGGAGAATGCCAGAGCCGGAGAGGATGAGGAAGAAGACCCAACCTTCTGTGAGGTGTGCGGCAGGAGTGACCGGGAGGACCGTCTGCTCCTCTGTGACGGCTGTGACGCCGG GTACCACATGGAGTGTCTGGACCCTCCTCTCCAGGAGGTGCCAGTGGATGAGTGGTTCTGTCCGGAATGTGCTGCGCCTGGAGCTGCTCCCGCGGCAG ATGCGGGTCCTGTGAGTGAGGAGGAGGTCTCCCTGCTGTTGGCTGACGTGGTGCCCACCACTAGCCGGCTTCGGCCCCACGCGGGGAGGACCCGTGCTATTGCCAGGACGCGGCAGAGCGAGAGGGTCCGAGCTACTGTGAACCGGAACCGGATCTCCACCGCCAGGAGGATTCAG CATGTCCCACGGTACCTCATGTCTTCTCTGCTGGACGAGACCATCGAGGCTGTCGCTGCGGGTCTGAGCTCTGCTGTGTACCAGCGCCCCGTGACGCCCCGAGCCCCCGCCAAGCGCAGGAGGAGAGTAG GAAGACGGAGGAAAGTGTCGGGAAGAAGGAAAACGCTGTCCAGGTCGTCTGTGAAGAGCAGAAGCTCCGGGACGAGATCTAAGAAGCGCCAGGGTCGCgtgaggaagagaaaagggaaaaagtcaAAG AATGAAGCCACAGCTCGCTCCCGCATCGCACGGACACTGGGCCTCCGGGGTCCGGCCCGTGGAGCCTGCATCCCGTCTGTGCACAAGCCGGCAGACCCCTCTCTGGGGCTGATGCGTGCGGACATCGGCGTGGCCTCCCTGTCGCTCTTTGGAGACCCCTATGAGCTGGACCCCTTTGACAG TGAAGAGCCGTCTGCAAACCCTGCTTCCCCGTTGAGTGCCAAGAGGCGGGTCCTGTCCCAGTCAGCGCTGCGTTCTCACCGGCCCGTAGCCAGGCCCGTGGCCGTGGGGCTCTCCAG GAGGAGTGTTCCTGCCGCGGCGCCTGAGCCGGAGGTGGACGAGGCCCCTGTCCCAGACCTGGTGGGGAGCATCCTGTCGGGCCAGAGCCTGCTGATGATGAATGGGGCGGACATCGTCATCCACCGGGACGGCTCCCTCAGCGCCAAGAGTGCAG CACCTGTTTCCTTCCCTCGGAGCACAGGCGGCTCATCCCAAGGCGCGGAGCACCGTGGGCCCAGGCCCTGCCTGCAGCCCCGAGCGCCGCACTCGGGAAGTGGGCCACAGGGCGCGGGGCTGAGCTGTCATGGCGGGCCAGCGCCCTCCCGTGTCCCTGCCCTCAGGACTGGGGCGACTGTGAGACTGGACCCGTCTGTGACCCCTCTGTCTGGTCAGACTCAGAACCTGTCAGGCGTGCGCGGGCCTGGCTTAAAGCAAAGGGACGACACTCGATGGGACAGTGACAGCCGACGCGCTCTGCTTCCCAGCTCCGCGTCCTCCAAGACCCCCAGTAGCTGCTGTCACCTGCCGCCCGCCGGTGCGTTGCTGGGCCAGGCCCTGAAGCCAGCTCCCAGGAGGCCCGACATCTCTGAGCTACCACGGATACCAAAGGTCAGAAGGGAGGACGGCGGCGGCAGACAGACGGACGCGGCGCCCGCCAGCGAGCAACGCGCCGAGATCCCCAGCTCCTGCATCAGCCGGCTCACGGGCAGGGAGGGCCCTGGGCAGCCCGGCCATGGTGCCAGAGCTGAGGGAGAGCCAAGCCACAGGGGCCCACAGGACCCTGGCCCGCACTCCGGGGGCGGCTCCCAATCCCCCGCCTCACTGGGACCCTCGAAGGGGAAGGGGGTCAGCTCGACCTTTGAGAGCTTCAGGATCAATATTCCCGGGAACACAGCACATTCTGGCAGACTCTCCAATCCCGGCTTTTGTAACACGTTTCGGCCGGTCGACAACAAGGtgcagaggaaggaggctccGTCGCCCCTGTTCTCCATCAGGAAGACCAAACAGCTCAAGAGTGAGATCTACGACCCCTTTGACCCCACAGGCTCTGACTCCAGTTCTGCCGGCAGCAGCCCCGAGCGCCTGGGCTCTGGCCTCCTGCCGTCTGAGATCACACGCACCATCTCCATCAACAGCCCGAAGGCCCCAATGTTGCAGACTGTGCGCTGTGTCACCTCTTACACCGTGGAGACGGTCTTGGGGACGGAGCCCGAGCCCCCTCGGGGGCCCTCCTCCAGCGGGCTGGAGCTCCGGGGCGAGGGGGCTGCCGAGGGGACCTCCGACCTGGAGTGCGAGGGGCTGCGCGAGGGGCTGGGCGAGGGTCAGGGCTCAGCCTCCCGGGCACAGAGGCCCTCCCCACCGGAGCCATGGGAGGACAAGGGCCAGCTGCCCTGCAGTACCTTCTTTGGCTCCGAGGAGCGGATGGTGACGTGCGTGACTGTAGCCGAGCCGGAGGCCCCACCCAGCCCTGATGCACCACAGATGACCACCCACAGGATCGTGGAGCTGAGGTCCCCGTCGTGCTCCCGCTCCACGTCCAGCTCCCGTGGCGGGAAGAAAGCCAAGAGGAAGCGAGCCACATCCAGGGAGCACAGGAGGACCCGCTCGGGCTCCCGCTCGGGTTCCCGCTCTGGGGACAGGAGCTCACGGTCTGTGTCGCCCCCGGTAGGGGATGACCACCCCAGGAGGCAGCAGACCAAGTCCCGGGGCCGGAGGTCTTCTAGCGACCACTCCAGCAGCCACGAGCGAGCCAAGCGGAAGAAGACAAAGGATGAGCGCAGGAGGAAGAGGGACTCCCGGGGTCACGGCCGGCGGAGATCCAGGTCCCGCTCGGGCAGCCCCGGCAGCTCCTCCCACGAACgcagggagagtaggaggagGAAGCGGAGGCGGTCAGGGTCCAGGTCTCGGGGGCGGGAGTGCTCTCCCCCCAGCAGCCTAGAGAGAGCCCGGAGGCACCGGCACCCAAGGGAGAGGAGCCCCCGAGAGAGGAGCCGGGAGCGGCCCCGAACCCGGTGGGGCTCCCACGAGAGGAGGAAGCGTAGATCCAGGTCACCGAGGTCGCCGAGCACAGAGCACAGGTCCCGGGAGCACCAGCGTCCTCGCTCCCATGAGAGGCGACCAAGGCCTCGCTCTCCAGAGAGGAAGTTGGCCCCTGTTCTCCAGGAGGAGCAGAAGCCTGACCAGGAGCTGCCAGCCAGGCAGCTGGCCCCGGCAGGAGCAGACGCCTCCCCAGCTGGGGCCGAAACCCACAAGGTGGCTCCAGAGGCCCCGGCGGGCCATCCGCCCGAGGACCTGGATTACGGTGACTCTGTCGAGGCAGGACACATCTTTGAGGATTTCTCAAGCGAAGCCTTCTTCATGCAGCTGGATGACATGAGCTCCCCGCCCTCCCCTGAGAGCACAGACTCCTCCCCAGAGCGGGACCTACCCCCAACTCCCTCCATCCCGCCGGCCGGCGGGCACCAGCAGGACACCAGCCTGGCCGTGGCAGTCATCCGCCGGGAGGTGTCGTCCATCCACGGTGAAGACAccgcccaggccccgccccgggCACAGGGCCCTGAAGAGAGGCCCGGGCTCCAGCAGGAGGCCACTGGGGCCGCCATGGTGGCCGGCGCCCTGGGAAGCCGGGCTGTGGGCGCGGTGCccgtggggaaggaggaaggccccccccagccccccctccTACGGGCTAAAGCGCTGGTGAAGAGAGTCACGTGGAACCTGCAGGAGGCGCAGAGTGGCGCCCCCGCCGCGGACCCAGGCCTGC GAATGCCGCTCCACAGGCCCCAGAAGCCCCGGGAAGGGGTCTGGGAAACAGAAGACATGGGCCCCTCGATGGGGTTCCAGCAGGCACCCTTCTCTGAGCCCCCTCCCGCCGGTTACGCGCTTCCAGAGTCCGGCTTCCCTGAAGCGGAGCCCTCTCAG GTTTATACCCCAAACCTGCCTCCCGCCCCAGCTCTGCCTGTGAGTCTCCCGCCGTACGCAGCAGCCAGCCAGCCCGCGGTGCAGTACATCCTGCACGGGAGCCTTCCCCTGGCGAGCTGCGGGGTCCCGCAGAGCCCGGCCCCGGGGCCCCCCGCCCTGCCCACAGTCTCCGAACCGGCCACCTACAGCAGTGGCACCAGCAACTCCGAGGAGAGGGCGGCGGCTCCCAGGCCTGCTGCGGAGAAGGCCAAGAATGAGGAG TACATGAAGAAGCTGCAGGTGCAGGAGCGGGCGGTCGAGGAGGTGAAGCTGGCCATCAAGCCCTTCTACCAGAAGCGGGAGGTGACCAAGGAGGAGTACAAGGACATCCTGCGCAAGGCTGTGCAGAAG ATATGTCACAGCAAGAGCGGGGAGATCAACCCCGTGAAAGTGGGTAACCTGGTGAGGGCCTACGTGGACAAATACCGACACATGCGCCGGCACCGGAGGGCCGAGGCTGGGGAGGAGGCGCCCGCCCAGGGCCCCGAGAGCTGA
- the PHRF1 gene encoding PHD and RING finger domain-containing protein 1 isoform X3: MDDDSLDELVDRSPGPAGRRRLSPAALASSTEESSDSAAGGSEDDTGSERSCSTDEDGGLEDPSEDSEEEGGRGEGAEALVAVVDAQGKLEASGAFSSDDDSESCPICLNTFRDQAVGTPENCAHYFCLDCIVEWSKNANSCPVDRTVFKCICIRARFGGKILKKIPVENARAGEDEEEDPTFCEVCGRSDREDRLLLCDGCDAGYHMECLDPPLQEVPVDEWFCPECAAPGAAPAADAGPVSEEEVSLLLADVVPTTSRLRPHAGRTRAIARTRQSERVRATVNRNRISTARRIQHVPRYLMSSLLDETIEAVAAGLSSAVYQRPVTPRAPAKRRRRVGRRRKVSGRRKTLSRSSVKSRSSGTRSKKRQGRVRKRKGKKSKNEATARSRIARTLGLRGPARGACIPSVHKPADPSLGLMRADIGVASLSLFGDPYELDPFDSSEEPSANPASPLSAKRRVLSQSALRSHRPVARPVAVGLSRRSVPAAAPEPEVDEAPVPDLVGSILSGQSLLMMNGADIVIHRDGSLSAKSAAPVSFPRSTGGSSQGAEHRGPRPCLQPRAPHSGSGPQGAGLSCHGGPAPSRVPALRTGATVRLDPSVTPLSGQTQNLSGVRGPGLKQRDDTRWDSDSRRALLPSSASSKTPSSCCHLPPAGALLGQALKPAPRRPDISELPRIPKVRREDGGGRQTDAAPASEQRAEIPSSCISRLTGREGPGQPGHGARAEGEPSHRGPQDPGPHSGGGSQSPASLGPSKGKGVSSTFESFRINIPGNTAHSGRLSNPGFCNTFRPVDNKVQRKEAPSPLFSIRKTKQLKSEIYDPFDPTGSDSSSAGSSPERLGSGLLPSEITRTISINSPKAPMLQTVRCVTSYTVETVLGTEPEPPRGPSSSGLELRGEGAAEGTSDLECEGLREGLGEGQGSASRAQRPSPPEPWEDKGQLPCSTFFGSEERMVTCVTVAEPEAPPSPDAPQMTTHRIVELRSPSCSRSTSSSRGGKKAKRKRATSREHRRTRSGSRSGSRSGDRSSRSVSPPVGDDHPRRQQTKSRGRRSSSDHSSSHERAKRKKTKDERRRKRDSRGHGRRRSRSRSGSPGSSSHERRESRRRKRRRSGSRSRGRECSPPSSLERARRHRHPRERSPRERSRERPRTRWGSHERRKRRSRSPRSPSTEHRSREHQRPRSHERRPRPRSPERKLAPVLQEEQKPDQELPARQLAPAGADASPAGAETHKVAPEAPAGHPPEDLDYGDSVEAGHIFEDFSSEAFFMQLDDMSSPPSPESTDSSPERDLPPTPSIPPAGGHQQDTSLAVAVIRREVSSIHGEDTAQAPPRAQGPEERPGLQQEATGAAMVAGALGSRAVGAVPVGKEEGPPQPPLLRAKALVKRVTWNLQEAQSGAPAADPGLRMPLHRPQKPREGVWETEDMGPSMGFQQAPFSEPPPAGYALPESGFPEAEPSQVYTPNLPPAPALPVSLPPYAAASQPAVQYILHGSLPLASCGVPQSPAPGPPALPTVSEPATYSSGTSNSEERAAAPRPAAEKAKNEEYMKKLQVQERAVEEVKLAIKPFYQKREVTKEEYKDILRKAVQKICHSKSGEINPVKVGNLVRAYVDKYRHMRRHRRAEAGEEAPAQGPES, encoded by the exons ATGGATGACGACAGTCTGGACGAACTTGTGGACCGAAGCCCAGGGCCGGCCGGACGCCGGCGACTCAGCCCCGCCGCCCTGGCCAGCAGTACTG AAGAAAGCAGTGACAGCGCCGCCGGGGGCTCCGAGGACGACACGGGCAGCGAGCGCAGCTGCAGCACGGACGAGGATGGGGGCCTGGAGGACCCGTCCG AAGACtctgaagaagaaggaggaagaggagagggcgCGGAGGCCTTGGTGGCTGTGGTGGACGCTCAGGGGAAGTTGGAAGCCAGTGGCGCATTCAGTTCTGACGATGATTCCGAGAGCTGCCCGATTTGTCTCAATACTTTCAGGGACCAGGCTGTGGGGACCCCGGAGAACTGTGCCCATTATTTCTGCCTGGATTGTATCGTCGAATGGTCCAAG AATGCCAATTCCTGTCCAGTCGATCGAACTGTGTTTAAGTGTATTTGTATTCGAGCCCGGTTCGGTGGTAAAATCCTGAAGAAG ATTCCAGTGGAGAATGCCAGAGCCGGAGAGGATGAGGAAGAAGACCCAACCTTCTGTGAGGTGTGCGGCAGGAGTGACCGGGAGGACCGTCTGCTCCTCTGTGACGGCTGTGACGCCGG GTACCACATGGAGTGTCTGGACCCTCCTCTCCAGGAGGTGCCAGTGGATGAGTGGTTCTGTCCGGAATGTGCTGCGCCTGGAGCTGCTCCCGCGGCAG ATGCGGGTCCTGTGAGTGAGGAGGAGGTCTCCCTGCTGTTGGCTGACGTGGTGCCCACCACTAGCCGGCTTCGGCCCCACGCGGGGAGGACCCGTGCTATTGCCAGGACGCGGCAGAGCGAGAGGGTCCGAGCTACTGTGAACCGGAACCGGATCTCCACCGCCAGGAGGATTCAG CATGTCCCACGGTACCTCATGTCTTCTCTGCTGGACGAGACCATCGAGGCTGTCGCTGCGGGTCTGAGCTCTGCTGTGTACCAGCGCCCCGTGACGCCCCGAGCCCCCGCCAAGCGCAGGAGGAGAGTAG GAAGACGGAGGAAAGTGTCGGGAAGAAGGAAAACGCTGTCCAGGTCGTCTGTGAAGAGCAGAAGCTCCGGGACGAGATCTAAGAAGCGCCAGGGTCGCgtgaggaagagaaaagggaaaaagtcaAAG AATGAAGCCACAGCTCGCTCCCGCATCGCACGGACACTGGGCCTCCGGGGTCCGGCCCGTGGAGCCTGCATCCCGTCTGTGCACAAGCCGGCAGACCCCTCTCTGGGGCTGATGCGTGCGGACATCGGCGTGGCCTCCCTGTCGCTCTTTGGAGACCCCTATGAGCTGGACCCCTTTGACAG CAGTGAAGAGCCGTCTGCAAACCCTGCTTCCCCGTTGAGTGCCAAGAGGCGGGTCCTGTCCCAGTCAGCGCTGCGTTCTCACCGGCCCGTAGCCAGGCCCGTGGCCGTGGGGCTCTCCAG GAGGAGTGTTCCTGCCGCGGCGCCTGAGCCGGAGGTGGACGAGGCCCCTGTCCCAGACCTGGTGGGGAGCATCCTGTCGGGCCAGAGCCTGCTGATGATGAATGGGGCGGACATCGTCATCCACCGGGACGGCTCCCTCAGCGCCAAGAGTGCAG CACCTGTTTCCTTCCCTCGGAGCACAGGCGGCTCATCCCAAGGCGCGGAGCACCGTGGGCCCAGGCCCTGCCTGCAGCCCCGAGCGCCGCACTCGGGAAGTGGGCCACAGGGCGCGGGGCTGAGCTGTCATGGCGGGCCAGCGCCCTCCCGTGTCCCTGCCCTCAGGACTGGGGCGACTGTGAGACTGGACCCGTCTGTGACCCCTCTGTCTGGTCAGACTCAGAACCTGTCAGGCGTGCGCGGGCCTGGCTTAAAGCAAAGGGACGACACTCGATGGGACAGTGACAGCCGACGCGCTCTGCTTCCCAGCTCCGCGTCCTCCAAGACCCCCAGTAGCTGCTGTCACCTGCCGCCCGCCGGTGCGTTGCTGGGCCAGGCCCTGAAGCCAGCTCCCAGGAGGCCCGACATCTCTGAGCTACCACGGATACCAAAGGTCAGAAGGGAGGACGGCGGCGGCAGACAGACGGACGCGGCGCCCGCCAGCGAGCAACGCGCCGAGATCCCCAGCTCCTGCATCAGCCGGCTCACGGGCAGGGAGGGCCCTGGGCAGCCCGGCCATGGTGCCAGAGCTGAGGGAGAGCCAAGCCACAGGGGCCCACAGGACCCTGGCCCGCACTCCGGGGGCGGCTCCCAATCCCCCGCCTCACTGGGACCCTCGAAGGGGAAGGGGGTCAGCTCGACCTTTGAGAGCTTCAGGATCAATATTCCCGGGAACACAGCACATTCTGGCAGACTCTCCAATCCCGGCTTTTGTAACACGTTTCGGCCGGTCGACAACAAGGtgcagaggaaggaggctccGTCGCCCCTGTTCTCCATCAGGAAGACCAAACAGCTCAAGAGTGAGATCTACGACCCCTTTGACCCCACAGGCTCTGACTCCAGTTCTGCCGGCAGCAGCCCCGAGCGCCTGGGCTCTGGCCTCCTGCCGTCTGAGATCACACGCACCATCTCCATCAACAGCCCGAAGGCCCCAATGTTGCAGACTGTGCGCTGTGTCACCTCTTACACCGTGGAGACGGTCTTGGGGACGGAGCCCGAGCCCCCTCGGGGGCCCTCCTCCAGCGGGCTGGAGCTCCGGGGCGAGGGGGCTGCCGAGGGGACCTCCGACCTGGAGTGCGAGGGGCTGCGCGAGGGGCTGGGCGAGGGTCAGGGCTCAGCCTCCCGGGCACAGAGGCCCTCCCCACCGGAGCCATGGGAGGACAAGGGCCAGCTGCCCTGCAGTACCTTCTTTGGCTCCGAGGAGCGGATGGTGACGTGCGTGACTGTAGCCGAGCCGGAGGCCCCACCCAGCCCTGATGCACCACAGATGACCACCCACAGGATCGTGGAGCTGAGGTCCCCGTCGTGCTCCCGCTCCACGTCCAGCTCCCGTGGCGGGAAGAAAGCCAAGAGGAAGCGAGCCACATCCAGGGAGCACAGGAGGACCCGCTCGGGCTCCCGCTCGGGTTCCCGCTCTGGGGACAGGAGCTCACGGTCTGTGTCGCCCCCGGTAGGGGATGACCACCCCAGGAGGCAGCAGACCAAGTCCCGGGGCCGGAGGTCTTCTAGCGACCACTCCAGCAGCCACGAGCGAGCCAAGCGGAAGAAGACAAAGGATGAGCGCAGGAGGAAGAGGGACTCCCGGGGTCACGGCCGGCGGAGATCCAGGTCCCGCTCGGGCAGCCCCGGCAGCTCCTCCCACGAACgcagggagagtaggaggagGAAGCGGAGGCGGTCAGGGTCCAGGTCTCGGGGGCGGGAGTGCTCTCCCCCCAGCAGCCTAGAGAGAGCCCGGAGGCACCGGCACCCAAGGGAGAGGAGCCCCCGAGAGAGGAGCCGGGAGCGGCCCCGAACCCGGTGGGGCTCCCACGAGAGGAGGAAGCGTAGATCCAGGTCACCGAGGTCGCCGAGCACAGAGCACAGGTCCCGGGAGCACCAGCGTCCTCGCTCCCATGAGAGGCGACCAAGGCCTCGCTCTCCAGAGAGGAAGTTGGCCCCTGTTCTCCAGGAGGAGCAGAAGCCTGACCAGGAGCTGCCAGCCAGGCAGCTGGCCCCGGCAGGAGCAGACGCCTCCCCAGCTGGGGCCGAAACCCACAAGGTGGCTCCAGAGGCCCCGGCGGGCCATCCGCCCGAGGACCTGGATTACGGTGACTCTGTCGAGGCAGGACACATCTTTGAGGATTTCTCAAGCGAAGCCTTCTTCATGCAGCTGGATGACATGAGCTCCCCGCCCTCCCCTGAGAGCACAGACTCCTCCCCAGAGCGGGACCTACCCCCAACTCCCTCCATCCCGCCGGCCGGCGGGCACCAGCAGGACACCAGCCTGGCCGTGGCAGTCATCCGCCGGGAGGTGTCGTCCATCCACGGTGAAGACAccgcccaggccccgccccgggCACAGGGCCCTGAAGAGAGGCCCGGGCTCCAGCAGGAGGCCACTGGGGCCGCCATGGTGGCCGGCGCCCTGGGAAGCCGGGCTGTGGGCGCGGTGCccgtggggaaggaggaaggccccccccagccccccctccTACGGGCTAAAGCGCTGGTGAAGAGAGTCACGTGGAACCTGCAGGAGGCGCAGAGTGGCGCCCCCGCCGCGGACCCAGGCCTGC GAATGCCGCTCCACAGGCCCCAGAAGCCCCGGGAAGGGGTCTGGGAAACAGAAGACATGGGCCCCTCGATGGGGTTCCAGCAGGCACCCTTCTCTGAGCCCCCTCCCGCCGGTTACGCGCTTCCAGAGTCCGGCTTCCCTGAAGCGGAGCCCTCTCAG GTTTATACCCCAAACCTGCCTCCCGCCCCAGCTCTGCCTGTGAGTCTCCCGCCGTACGCAGCAGCCAGCCAGCCCGCGGTGCAGTACATCCTGCACGGGAGCCTTCCCCTGGCGAGCTGCGGGGTCCCGCAGAGCCCGGCCCCGGGGCCCCCCGCCCTGCCCACAGTCTCCGAACCGGCCACCTACAGCAGTGGCACCAGCAACTCCGAGGAGAGGGCGGCGGCTCCCAGGCCTGCTGCGGAGAAGGCCAAGAATGAGGAG TACATGAAGAAGCTGCAGGTGCAGGAGCGGGCGGTCGAGGAGGTGAAGCTGGCCATCAAGCCCTTCTACCAGAAGCGGGAGGTGACCAAGGAGGAGTACAAGGACATCCTGCGCAAGGCTGTGCAGAAG ATATGTCACAGCAAGAGCGGGGAGATCAACCCCGTGAAAGTGGGTAACCTGGTGAGGGCCTACGTGGACAAATACCGACACATGCGCCGGCACCGGAGGGCCGAGGCTGGGGAGGAGGCGCCCGCCCAGGGCCCCGAGAGCTGA